One Glycine soja cultivar W05 chromosome 7, ASM419377v2, whole genome shotgun sequence genomic window, AGAAAAAATGTACAGCAAACAGCAATttattgagagagaaaaaagttaaTAGGGTATAAATTAGGAGGAAAAATTAATAGAAGAGGAAATTTCCGGTATACACACAACATTGAGAACAATAATCTAATTCAAACCGTTGTCAAAAGCTTGAAATATTATGTCAAATATTATTAGTTAGAGTTTATGCCACTATTGCTATGTAGTAGTGAGGAGAACAGAGTACAATTTTTAGAATAGGCATTGGTCAATGAGAGATGATCAGATATAAATCTTTAATTAAGAAGTCAAAAGCAGCAATAGGAACACTATACTGCCATTAGACTTTCCAAGGCATATCATCTTGTTTGCATAATTAGTACATAATCTTAGAGAGTATCACACATTAAGGACCTTCCAGTGTAAATCAATGAAATTTCATGGGGGGTTTTATtggaaaaaactaaaatttcaatAACTCCGATGAATTTCAAATGCATACCTCTACATTCGCAGTAATGTGTCTCCTCCTCAAACTTGCTTGTGGGGTTTCCTTGACACCACCTAACGTTTTACTTGCAGATTCTACAATCAGCTCCTAAAAAGTGGAGACATCAGCCCCAAAAGACAAAACATGTGAGGTTTTACTAATATATCGTGTTGTTCTGGAGGATTGTAAAAAGGTACTTGCTATACCTTCACAGCTGATGATTTGTTGACACCCTTATTAGGAGTAGCATTAAGCCTCCTCCTTTTCTTAACATCTGTTTGAGCTGAGGATCTGCTCTCTTCTATATTTTCTAGCTCAATATTCACAAATGACTTGTGTTTCCCCTCATATCCACAAGAAGCGCTAGGTTCCCTCTTAGCAACTGATTCTGGAGCCACAAGTTTCCCATCAACCCTTACAGAAAATTTGATTTTCCTAATGGGTTTTATTTCAGAATCCTTCCTTACTTCAGATTCCTTTTCCAACCTAACTGCTGGGGAATCCAGAGAAGTCTTCTCAAGAAGAGAATTCAAGTTGTCTTCCTTTAATATTGACAGAGAATTGGAATGAACATCTTGATTCCCAgtgttatttattttccttggcTGACCGCATTTGATATGACGTCCATCAGGAATGTTATTATTTACAGGAGCAGCATCCGTATTCTCATCAGTTTTATGTTTAGGTTCACTTGTATCATTAGCTGGAAAATCACTGCCAATATTTTGAGTCCTTCTGGATTGGGCAGGTTTTGCTATGTTCTCACTTTTCAACATAGAAACTAGAGTTTCACTTACAGTTTTAGGCTTCCGATGCAACTTATCCTTTCTGGAAGTAGGTTTTTCAGAAGATGGATATGGAGAACTGCAATTGCAAGCCTTCCTGGATAGAGCTGATTTCCCAGGTTTTCTTTCTTGATAAATCCATGAGTGATCATAGCCTTCCTCTGCATTCAGTAAAGAATTAGGCTTACGGCCCCTCTTCCTTGGCACAGTATTCAACTGCATTTCTGATTTTGGTTCCTGAACAGACTCTAAATTGTCAGTTTCCAAATTGGCTTTTGCACTTCCTCTTTTGGAGTTCTTAGTTATTGCAGAATGTGGTCTCCTTTTTGAACCAGATATGTTTATCGATTCACCATCCATGGCAGAAGTACCACTTCTTATGTTTGACTTTGTATCATCCAAAATTTGGACATCTCTCTCACCAGTAATATCCAGTTCATGCCCCTTGGTTTCCTGATTAAGTTAAAAGTTTAATACTGCATCTATATTGACAGTTGCTTTTAACTAAGCAAGCGTTGTAATTGTATTTAAAGGaaaatttaataatcaaataactcattgagaaggacagaaaataaTTTACATCAACTGGTTGTTCCTCTGCATCTTTAGGAACATTAAGTTTGTTCTCAGCTTCCTGAACCTGAAGCAATGCAACACAACCAATCCTAACTTAATCTAGCTCAAAGACTAAAATCAAGTAAAAACTTGttgcaaataaaaacaaaaaaaatatcaagataTCAATGTAATAGTGAAAGGAACCATCCATAATCAAATAACTCATTGAGAAGGGCAGAATATAATTTACATCACATGGTTGTTCCTTTGCATCTTTAGGAGCATCAAGCTTGTTCTCAGCTTCCTGAACCTGAAGCATTGTAACACAACCAATCCTAACTTCAATCTAGCTCAAAGACTACAATCATGTAACAACTTGTAgcaaataacaattaaaaaaatatgaagataaTGTAATAGTAAAGGAACCATCCATAATCAAATAACTCATTGAGAAGGGTAGAAGATAATTTACATCACACGGTTGTTCCTCTGCCTCTTTAGAAACATCAAGCTTGTTCTGAGCTTCCTGAACCTGAAGCATTGCAACACAACAAATCCTAACTTCAATCTAGCTCAAAGACTGAAATCAAGTAACAACTTGTtgcaaataacaacaaaaaatattaagatatcAATGTAATAGTGAAAGGAACCACCTATAATCAAATAACTCATTGAGAAGGGAAAAAGATAATTTACATCACATGATTGTTCCTCTGCATCTTTAGGAACATCAAGCTTGTTCTCAGCTTCCTGAACCTGAAGCATTGCAACACCACCAATCTTAACTTAGCTCAAAGACTAAAATCAAGTGACAATTTGTtgcaaataacaataaaaaaatatgaagatttCAATGTAATAGTGATAGGCACCATCCATATCCCCCAACCCCTTGTAACAGAACTAGAGTGTTATTACATATGGGAACAGCTTGAGTGAGCAAGAATATTTTGATGGTAAATTACTGGTTTATTAGCAATCAGCTAGAGTGGTTATTTTTCTCTGCtggaatttgatcagagcttcctCCTTGAATGGAACACAGGTGACATGGTTGACAGCTGTTCATTTCCTACTCGAGTTTTTAGTATGCCTATGCTTTTTGGGCATATTTCAAGAAGGAGAACCAGTCTGCTTATGATTTGAAACATTTTTAGAAAACATTTAACATACTAAAGAAACAACTGCAACATTCAAGGTTCTAGAGAACTTGCAGAATTCAGCTAAATTCTTCCATGGTTTCCAATATGCAGCAAAATTAATACTAAGCAAGAATATCACATATTAGCTATAACAGTTTATCTGATAGAGTGTTGCAAGTAAAACTCACCACTGTCTTCTTAGAACCATTTGAATCATCACACTGAGGGGATTCAGATTGGTTCTGGCAAATATCAGTTAGTATCTGTGCATACTCATTTAGAGCTCTGCCTGAGGACTCCACCGCCTTCATGAGATAAGGCTTGAGATTAACAGCACAGTTGCTAATTACTTTCTCCCCCAATGACCAAGACATAGGTGAAATAATCTGGGAAAATAAATCAAACTAGATTGTAAATTACATAAAAGGACATGAAATAACAAATaagcaaataaatcaaagaaacaaaaagataagAGATCAACATCATGCAAAGCATGTTACCTGATTTTCATTCCCTACGCTATCCAACAGAGGTCTAAGAAGAGCTGGGGAAATTTGTTCAATTTCTTGCAAAATCAGGGTCATTATTGATTCCATTGAATGAATTGCATTACAGGGATGGTCTGACCTTTAAATTGAGCAAATACtttaagtaattaataattCTAGAAGTGAATGAAAACTTAAAGGtggggaaaaaaaaggaaaaggcaatcaacttttgttttagtagcAAGCAATCTGCATTTTCATCAGCATTTATTAATGTAAAACAACTACCCAATGTTTCATCTATGACTAGTCATTTGCAAAAGGAAAATGCAAAGGAGACCTTAATTTCCTTGGCTACACTGCTTCATTCTTGAATACGTACAACACAAAGAATTCACAAGAAAATTGCTTCATCTTCAGAAGCATCTCAAGTAAATTGATAGGAGAACTGTAAAATAGAGCCATGTTTTACTGAAAGTATTCACTCAAATTTCTTCTGTTTCTACTGATACTAAAGTGATATTAGTATCCCTCTGGTACAAGAACTGATACAAAAGCTCACCCAAACAGATAGAGACTGTTAGATATAAAATCATCTGTGAGCCTTCACCTTACAGCCACTTAACCTGTTAGGTGGAAGCTAATAAATGGTTTCAATTCTAACACAGACAATGCAGACACTTCAGGATCCTGGATCTGCTTCGTCCCCTTGCTCCTCACACTTGTAACTTGCTCACCCCCTCTATCCCTCCTCCCTTCCTCTCATTgctttcatttcaaatttacaACTGATTCTATTCATTGCATTTTAAATATCGCTGATGGTTATCTCTACTATTTTCCTCAATGCCCAGGTGAAACCCAATGTCCTGCTGCCCTTCCCTATCTTCCTAACATACACCTTAGCAATGGGAGGGTGTCTAACAAATGTTTTCAAGAATTTCAATCAGGACAGCATGCAGATAAACTTACACAtgactgaaatttaaatatgatcCTCTAGTCTTGTGATCAACTACAACATGCTTCAACAAAAATGCAGAACTGTTTAAATGTCAACTATTTCAACAGAtctcaaatatccacttagaagaaataaagaagaaacTTAAAAGTTGGGTGCAGGAAGAAATAGAGTTATGTTCCTTTGTTAAATAAgtaattgaaaataaagaaacatataAAAGTTTGAAACAGGAAGAAACAGATAAGAGAGACATTGTTAAGGCTCTAACCTTATATATCTCAAGAAATGCTGAAACATTTCAATAACCAGGTCATTACACTCAAGGTCCAGCATGACCAAGCATAATCTGACTTTATTGGCATTATCGAGTATGGTAAGTGCTTTTTCATAGCCACGGCCAGATATGTGAGACAATTTCTCAAAAGATGCCACTGTGAGCTTGAATATTTCCTGCTCACCATGAAACGAAATGAAATgctatattataatttgaacaaGAAAAACCATAGTTATAAAAAAGCATTAACATCATTTATGGTATACATTTTACAGTATACTtggataatttaatataaaaaaatacaagtacatcaaattaaaattagtacCTTCATTTGTTCATCATCATAAGGGACATCTGGTGCAGTGATTCTTGTAATCTCATTGATGCAAGATGTAACTGAAATCTTAACATCCCCATCTGTGTGCCTCAAAAGTTCATCGGAAATCAATGCCTTCATTGCAGGTAcaagtgattcttgaattgGCTTAGTTGGTTCTTGATCCAGGGATGATAATAGCAGCTCCAATttctaaaagttagaaaaccaaaaataaaaagtcaaagTTCAACAAGCTTGGAAGGCCTGTTGTAACAATGTTGTTAAACTTTGCCCAGAATTCATAAGCAGCACTGAAATACATGAGGAAAACtcccaatttatttttttactaaagaaGAGTTAAACCTGATATTCCACTTGATCTTTTCAACTCAGGTGATGGAATAAACAAAACCCTTTCTGAATATCCATATTTTATTGCACAATTTGTGAGCACATGTCAAATATCAAAGCAAACAATAATGGAAGGTAAATCATACATTCATCcccaataaacaaaaaaatatttgtttgcaTCTAATTAACAAGCCATATAATATAACTCACGATCAAATTCAACAAAGTAGTAAATTCATTTGACTAATTGTCACAACCAAACAAGAAATACAAAAGGGGCCTAAGTTATAACATCAAGGAGATAGAGAGCCTCAAACTCCATAGGTCAAAACTACTAAGCTGTTCTTGAGTAGCACTCTAGCATGGCCTCCCAGATTTGTAGCTGTCAAGGGAAAGTAACTCCTCCCCTGTTAGCGGTGGTTCCCTTAAGTTCGAGACTAAGGGTAGTCTCCAAGAGGAAGAAAGGAAATAACAAACTTAAGCCTAAATATTCTACGTTTTATTCTGTGCCTCTTGATATTTAAAGGCCTATCAAATATGTATAATAACCGCAATCCCACTATAATAACCGCACTCCCACTACGATAACCACTACAATAACCACGACAATAACTACTTCTAGAATGACAACTACCCCTATGGCAAGTTTTCATGGCAGAGCATCTTTTTCCTAACATTCCCTAGCCCATcaaaaacaccttgtcctcaaggtgttggGTGCAGAAAACAGAACCTGGATCTCAAATGAAAATGGGTGTAAGAATTAGTGCCTGAAGATGATTGCGGAGACAGAGCCCTTTGGCAGCGACGAGAATGGTGAAGAGGATGAGGAGGAAGGGGTGGTTGAGATTTGTGTCCCTGACCGTGGCAGCACACACAATAGAAAGGGAGAAGCGAATGTCGAAGAGAAGGATGCTGCGACTGGATGGCTTTGTGTGGGACCGGTTACTGGCGGTTGGGAGGGGGTCGGAGGAGAGTGTGTGGTGCTTGTTAACGGGAAGGTGGGAAGTTGCCATGGGAAGGGGAGGCAACGTGGTTTCTACTGTTGGTGGAGGCAGTATGGTTTTTGCTGTTGGTGGTGGTttagcagaggaagaagatggGTTGGTTACCTTGGGAAGCAAAGGCGACATAGATGGTGACTTCTCAAAGGCAGAAGATGGAGAGGGTTGTCTGGGTACCATGGTATTCAGTATCCGGAGAATGTCATCAAGTTTGGAAGCAATGGAAGTTTGGGCTGCAGTAGTGGAAGTTTGGATTGCAGCAAGTTTGGCCATGGCGGCCTCAAGACGATCCACACAGGCGGTGGAAAGTTCGGTGTCCGCCATTGAAGAGTGGCAGGTCGGACCAATTGTTAGCGGTGGTTCCCTTAAGTTCGAGACTAAGGGTAGTCTCCAAGAGGAAGAAAGGAAATAACAAACTTATGCCTAAATGTTCTACGTTTTATTTAGTGCCTCTTGATATTTAAAGGCCTATCAAATATGTATAATAACCGCACTCCCACTATAATAACCGCACTCCCACTACGATAACCGCTACAATAACCACTACAATAACCACCACAATAACTACTTCTAGAATGACAACTACCCCTATGGCAAGTTTCCATGGCAGAGCATCTTTTTCCTAACATCCCCCTTCCCAGGGAACATGGGAACCGCCCCAGTAACAAAATGTCACTAGCATTAACTATTAATTCTATCAAGCACCACAgttcaaattaaaaacttgatCTTCAAGGAGGATTTGGACTTCCAAATCCAAATGGGCTTATAAAGATGGACCTGACAGTCACTCTATTCAACCAATGATTCGGAAATAGGAAAAGGGATTTTCAGACAAACGCCCCATTAGATAAGTGAATAGAGCCACAGGGACCCAAAGAGACTCAAACTTACAAAATTCAGGAAAAATGAAAACTTGAAGGCTTCAGAAAAAatgaaagacattttttttacacattctCTTTGGtaaaaatccaaaatttggGCGTCCCAATCCATTTGAGTTCAGAAATACCAAACATGAAGATAAACAACTGTATCACAGAATGGTTGTGAAGAAAACATGTATCTACACCGAATATAAGAAATTACAGACAGCAACAAATCTCTTAAACAAATGATCGTCCAACTGATGGAAATTCACGATCAATTTCAGAAGACACAGCAGAATTCATGACACAAAAAACCAGCAGAGAGATATACATGCATCTGAAAAACAGAGGTAACACAAGATTAGAAATTACATCAAGGAGTTGCAGAAGCTTGTGAACCGAAGAGCACTTGAGGAGCTTTCTCCCCACATGTCTAAGGCTCTTTGCTGTGCTCCTCTCTGTCTCTGTCAAATCATTAGCAGAAGCCATTTTGTGCCTCAAGCTCTGCACATTCGCACTCTAAAAAACCGTTTTTTATAGCCCTAAGACTCACTCTAGCTGCAAACAACTCAGCGGACCCAAATTCAAGGGCTTAAGGCCAAGTGATGGACATGCAAGCAGGCACACacaaaaatcatcactttcagtcaatgatttattaatttcataCATCATTCAGTTTGTTTCTGGGTTGAAAATCAACACTTTACTGGGAttactttttgttgttttttttccttttatttgattttgattaccttaaaaagaaaaaaggaaaaagcttTAAACGggtcatttcttttcttcctcattGGCGCTTTAATGCCTGTTTTTGAGCGTCCAGGACAGTGCTGATGAGCTGAGCTTCGGTAATATTCTTGCTGCAATTACCATTATACCACTTGctcgtataatatttttttgaattacaGAGCTTATGTGTCACTAACACACACTTGCATACCGCTGAGTAGAGTATCTAGTacgtcaattttttaaatttgaattgttaTTGAGGTGTGCAAGAGGATTTGTATTGTATATTTCTATCCTTCACCCAAAATTAAACatcttcatattttttgttataaaaaatactattcatTCTACTCTACTCTGTTCAATAGATTACTAAGGTGTTTgaataacatacataaatcaattttactcgataaaattattattttgtttttaccatgaaagtttaattaattatttttcaccaTAAATCTAATTCAAACGTACTATATAACAACTTGAATTCTTACAAGAGGATTTGTCTTGTGTATCTATATCTTTcactcaaaattataaaatttcatattttttactataaaaaatacCATAAGTTAAAATCCAATCACTTTCATTAAACCATACTAAGAGTAATTTCCAATTGATTAACAATGTTAAAATATTCATAAGAAAAGtccatgaaaattaaacttacaattcttataatcaaattttagaagaaaaaaatatttaagaaaaaattatattacacACCTAAATGGAAATTGTAGTTGTTCACATAATAGACTAATAGACGCTAATGTGTAAGTAACACATAAGAGTCATGCAATGCTAAgtgttcaattaaaaataaatacacaaGCAACAAGATATAATAATTGTTCACAACGACTACATTAGATTAGGGCTATAAAATAGTTTAGAGTGTGAATGTACAAACCTTGAGGCAGAAAAAAGTGTCTACTAATGAGTCTGAAGATTTATCAGAGAGAAACACAATAAAGCAACTTGGACATGTAGGGTGGATGTTTCTCAAGTGTTCTTTAGTTCATAAGCAGAGCAACTTCTTAATGTAATCTTTTATGCTATATTTCCTCTGTTTTTCATATGCATGTATATCTTTATGTAGATTTATGGAAATGTTATAAGATGAAaagtaattagaaaataatgtaaGTTGACCACTCCATTATCAAATTCACAAAGATAAATAACTATCTCATTATCAACTTatgaatatttttcaatatagaAGAGTTTACAATGTTAGGGATTCAATATTCATCAATAACTAATTGATGTATAGATGGACCTAATTTTGAGATTAGAGATTTTATAGCAATACATGAATCTCAATTTTGAGACCGAGAATAAAATAACTTTGACATTTGAAGATCtcaaaaccaaaaatgaaagtaaaaaatatgaaagaaatatTTTGAAACTAGGGATTTCAAAACTAtagtaaaaagagaaaaactatTGAGAATCAAAATTTTACAACAATAACATAAAAGTATATTATTCAACACAAGTTCAAGGAAAGTAATTGgaataaaagaaacatataaaaGTTTGGAACAGGAAGAAACGAATTAAAGACGTCAAGGCTCTAACCTTATAAATATCAGAAAATGCTTAAACATTTCAATAGCCAGGTATGTCAAGTGCTTTTTCATGACCAGATATGTGAGAAAATTTCTCGAAAGATGCCACTATAAGCTTGAAGATTTCCTGTTAACCATAAAATGAAATGCTATACTATCGTAATttgaacaagaaaaataatggttacagaagaaaaaaaaaagcattaacATCATATTTATAGTATACACTATACAGTATActtgaataatttaataaaaaaaatacaaatacatcaaagtaaaattaatacCGTACCTTCATTTGTCCATCATCATAAGGGACATCAGTGATTCTTGTAATCTCAATGAGGCAAGATGTAACTGAAATCTTAACATCCTCATCTGTGAGCCTCAAAAGTTTAATGGAAATCAAAGCCTTCTTTGAAGATAcaagtgattcttgaattgGCTCGGTTAGCTCTTGTCCCAGGGTTGATAGTAGCAGCTCCAATTTCAAAAAgttagaaaaccaaaaatacCATAAGCTTGGAAGGCATGTTGTGTTGTAACAATGTTGTTAAAGTTTGTACCAAAATTCATAAGAGTCACTAAAATACAATAGTTGAAGCAGTGGCAGAAGTTTATGAACAGAAGAGTTCTTGAGGAGCTTCTCCCCCACACGTCCAAGCTTCCTTGCTGCTGCATTCCTCTCACTCTCATCCGGATTCGGCATTTTCACTGAAACCCGCAATGAGAATCAATTCATTGGCGCTTATTTTTTGAGTTTCAGTACTATGATTGCTGCAATTACCTTTATATCCCTTCCTCATTTCTTATGTGAGGGAACTATTTTTgagatttgaaaataaaaatggtttaaaagaaaattatttgaaattaagaattgaacaagataaatatatgtttaaaattaGGGATTTCACAATCGTCAattgatgaattaaaaaaaaaacatggatgtataaaagaatttaattttgagaCTAGAAATTTCACAATAATACATTGACAACATTGATCAACTAAAAACAAAGCCTTCTGTTAAGcaaaaaactatattaaaaaaaaaggtgctTTTGACcagattttaaaacaaaaatatagacAAAGATGTTTTGAAACTAAGGGATTTCAATACCATAACAAAAGGATGGAAACCGAGAATCAgaattttataacaataatagAAGAGTATTATTAAGCACAAGCTCAAGGGGAGAGAGTAATCACATACCTTAAGATCTTAGAGGAATTTGACTTTTAACTATAGATTCCAAAACATTCAGTTGGATATTCTTCTTTGCTTCGTATAAAAAAGGTGTCTATGTAAAGATTTTGACTCTCAAATCAATATCGATTAAAGTCAAAAGATTAGAGAGATGAAGTAATTTGTCTCTCTCAAAAGTTAAACTTAGGATTTTTTAAGGTATACAACTTTCACAAATGAGGATAAATTATTGAGCCCTTCTATAACGGTACAATATTTCAGAACAAGTATTGACTCGGCGAATTTTCAATGCAATTTAatgttgatctttttttttatttctcactttTTCTATTGGGTTTGCTCATAGCGTGTGAAGCACCCAGACCACTCAcgaatttaataaaaatcactTCTCATAATAAGAGCACAAAAACTTAAGCACGTCTTATCATCGTAACTTCTTTTTGTAGCAAAAACATTACCAAGTCATTCAAGAATTACCTcgatctaacaaaaaaaattatccataaatattagttgttagttttgttaattttttgttagtaggagatttcaaaatttaaataaatatttctaagaaaaatagattatattcctagacaaaacttttttttattggaagttGATATcaatattgaatcttgaatttgtGTGAATTTAAAGGAATGATTTTCTCTtggttaattaataaatataaaatataaaagaaagtcaaaaaatgaaattgaaattagacaTGTAGCTTTAATTTTTCGACAAAAGAAATTTGTACaatctaataatattaaattcatgactgatttttgtttaattcttttaatattaaattccaaATGCGAAGTTTATCACTTATCTAAATTCTCTTAtgatatttaaaactaaaacatttttataatataataaaggtTTAACAAAGTCAAGAGACTTAGCAAtatcaaaatatcatattaaaattgaCTATTTTAGAGttacttttcattttcattatttattttcttaaaatgtaattattataataaacagttaatctttattattagattcaaaaaaatcaaCGACTATAATAAAGAACAACTCTTAGTTATCCTTAAAATAAGTTaacctcttctctctctcatatatatatatattacctaAACAGACTAAATTTTCATTAGTAAATAATACACATattaattgtgtaaaaaaaaatttcacgatcaactaattagaaattatgtataataattttatttacttttaaaatagttattaaaagTGATTTCCAATATGATTTTTCATTGAATAATTGGATAAAACACTTTTGCAGTGCTCAGTGTAAAAAAATAACCTTTTGCGGTACATAGGTTTTACACTTTCTTCGTATGGCCGTAATCTCTTCCTCTTTTAATTTCTAAGGTAGGCCTAGTAAGTAATTTCTACGGTGTACTCGAATTTTCCAACACAAACTACCAAAC contains:
- the LOC114418059 gene encoding uncharacterized protein LOC114418059 isoform X2, yielding MASANDLTETERSTAKSLRHVGRKLLKCSSVHKLLQLLDKLELLLSSLDQEPTKPIQESLVPAMKALISDELLRHTDGDVKISVTSCINEITRITAPDVPYDDEQMKEIFKLTVASFEKLSHISGRGYEKALTILDNANKVRLCLVMLDLECNDLVIEMFQHFLRYIRSDHPCNAIHSMESIMTLILQEIEQISPALLRPLLDSVGNENQIISPMSWSLGEKVISNCAVNLKPYLMKAVESSGRALNEYAQILTDICQNQSESPQCDDSNGSKKTVVQEAENKLDVPKDAEEQSCDVQEAQNKLDVSKEAEEQPCDVQEAENKLDAPKDAKEQPCDVQEAENKLNVPKDAEEQPVDETKGHELDITGERDVQILDDTKSNIRSGTSAMDGESINISGSKRRPHSAITKNSKRGSAKANLETDNLESVQEPKSEMQLNTVPRKRGRKPNSLLNAEEGYDHSWIYQERKPGKSALSRKACNCSSPYPSSEKPTSRKDKLHRKPKTVSETLVSMLKSENIAKPAQSRRTQNIGSDFPANDTSEPKHKTDENTDAAPVNNNIPDGRHIKCGQPRKINNTGNQDVHSNSLSILKEDNLNSLLEKTSLDSPAVRLEKESEVRKDSEIKPIRKIKFSVRVDGKLVAPESVAKREPSASCGYEGKHKSFVNIELENIEESRSSAQTDVKKRRRLNATPNKGVNKSSAVKELIVESASKTLGGVKETPQASLRRRHITANVEASESCDDGSSLVCRRIKVWWPKDKMFYEGVIDSYDPIKGKHKILYADGDVEVLNLKRQRWEPVTVDVLLHEEGLAHQRHAQASDIAENGKEKSALESAKGANINSQSRGRASASAGIFKSVKSADTSAVDLADDSPIIFSRKDSRTPKTKRRRV
- the LOC114418059 gene encoding uncharacterized protein LOC114418059 isoform X3 → MASANDLTETERSTAKSLRHVGRKLLKCSSVHKLLQLLDKLELLLSSLDQEPTKPIQESLVPAMKALISDELLRHTDGDVKISVTSCINEITRITAPDVPYDDEQMKEIFKLTVASFEKLSHISGRGYEKALTILDNANKVRLCLVMLDLECNDLVIEMFQHFLRYIRSDHPCNAIHSMESIMTLILQEIEQISPALLRPLLDSVGNENQIISPMSWSLGEKVISNCAVNLKPYLMKAVESSGRALNEYAQILTDICQNQSESPQCDDSNGSKKTVVQEAENKLDVPKDAEEQSCDVQEAQNKLDVSKEAEEQPCDVQEAENKLDAPKDAKEQPCDVQEAENKLNVPKDAEEQPVDETKGHELDITGERDVQILDDTKSNIRSGTSAMDGESINISGSKRRPHSAITKNSKRGSAKANLETDNLESVQEPKSEMQLNTVPRKRGRKPNSLLNAEEGYDHSWIYQERKPGKSALSRKACNCSSPYPSSEKPTSRKDKLHRKPKTVSETLVSMLKSENIAKPAQSRRTQNIGSDFPANDTSEPKHKTDENTDAAPVNNNIPDGRHIKCGQPRKINNTGNQDVHSNSLSILKEDNLNSLLEKTSLDSPAVRLEKESEVRKDSEIKPIRKIKFSVRVDGKLVAPESVAKREPSASCGYEGKHKSFVNIELENIEESRSSAQTDVKKRRRLNATPNKGVNKSSAVKELIVESASKTLGGVKETPQASLRRRHITANVEASESCDDGSSLVCRRIKVWWPKDKMFYEGVIDSYDPIKGKHKEGLAHQRHAQASDIAENGKEKSALESAKGANINSQSSRGRASASAGIFKSVKSADTSAVDLADDSPIIFSRKDSRTPKTKRRRV
- the LOC114418059 gene encoding uncharacterized protein LOC114418059 isoform X1, yielding MASANDLTETERSTAKSLRHVGRKLLKCSSVHKLLQLLDKLELLLSSLDQEPTKPIQESLVPAMKALISDELLRHTDGDVKISVTSCINEITRITAPDVPYDDEQMKEIFKLTVASFEKLSHISGRGYEKALTILDNANKVRLCLVMLDLECNDLVIEMFQHFLRYIRSDHPCNAIHSMESIMTLILQEIEQISPALLRPLLDSVGNENQIISPMSWSLGEKVISNCAVNLKPYLMKAVESSGRALNEYAQILTDICQNQSESPQCDDSNGSKKTVVQEAENKLDVPKDAEEQSCDVQEAQNKLDVSKEAEEQPCDVQEAENKLDAPKDAKEQPCDVQEAENKLNVPKDAEEQPVDETKGHELDITGERDVQILDDTKSNIRSGTSAMDGESINISGSKRRPHSAITKNSKRGSAKANLETDNLESVQEPKSEMQLNTVPRKRGRKPNSLLNAEEGYDHSWIYQERKPGKSALSRKACNCSSPYPSSEKPTSRKDKLHRKPKTVSETLVSMLKSENIAKPAQSRRTQNIGSDFPANDTSEPKHKTDENTDAAPVNNNIPDGRHIKCGQPRKINNTGNQDVHSNSLSILKEDNLNSLLEKTSLDSPAVRLEKESEVRKDSEIKPIRKIKFSVRVDGKLVAPESVAKREPSASCGYEGKHKSFVNIELENIEESRSSAQTDVKKRRRLNATPNKGVNKSSAVKELIVESASKTLGGVKETPQASLRRRHITANVEASESCDDGSSLVCRRIKVWWPKDKMFYEGVIDSYDPIKGKHKILYADGDVEVLNLKRQRWEPVTVDVLLHEEGLAHQRHAQASDIAENGKEKSALESAKGANINSQSSRGRASASAGIFKSVKSADTSAVDLADDSPIIFSRKDSRTPKTKRRRV
- the LOC114419236 gene encoding sister chromatid cohesion protein PDS5-like, whose product is MPNPDESERNAAARKLGRVGEKLLKNSSLLLSTLGQELTEPIQESLVSSKKALISIKLLRLTDEDVKISVTSCLIEITRITDVPYDDGQMKEIFKLIVASFEKFSHISGHEKALDIPGY